Below is a genomic region from Phragmites australis chromosome 20, lpPhrAust1.1, whole genome shotgun sequence.
CATGTTGCCACgtgtagtgaggtacttatcccaccactcttcattgagtTTCTGTAGCCTCATCTTCGGCCGTTCAACATCCGCACGCCTCATTATCGCAGCCTCATCGTAGCCGTAGTTGATGTATGCGTACTCTTCTTCGTTCGcgtaccattcgtacttgcaccTTGACTTATCATACTATTGGAGGGAAGCATGTGAATTAGATAAAATTCATAGCACGATAGGATGTCATGCACACTTACTTCATATAGGAACCAAGCGACCGTGGCAAGCGGGAACGGTTTCAGGCTTACTATTTTACCTCAGTCGCACCGTGGCATGCGTGTGTTATGTGCTTCTATGTCCAACTCAAGCTTCCTCTTCTCCTGATCTGGGTCTTCATTTCTCCTTCGCTCTTCGTCCTCACACTTGCATCTATCATGGATGTCGCGCCATAACTCATAAGGACACATCTTGCCTTTACCCTTGTTAGACCCGCACCCAGACACCATGGAAGGGATTGTGTTGGACTGTGTTAGAAATGAAGTAGCCATGGTTGGGTCACCCTTATATACAAAAGTGGGGGATACTGTAAGGAATTGTTCGAGGAAGAGTTATTGCGATGCCATGGTGGGTCCAGGGAATCCTTTCGCACGTATGTCGAAAGCATCCGCCGATAGAGAGAGAATGAGGCGCGGTACTATAGAAAAAGGGATAAGGTCACAAACTAGTGCTTCCTCCTCATTTTACTGGGTGTAGTGAGGATGTGTCCAAGCTATAGGATACGATGTGTAAAGCTTTATTGTATAATATATAATTAAAGGTCAGGCGTATGACCTCGATGAAGGACTTCAATGGTACCACCATCCATTCCTCTGAATGTTTTGACTATTATGGTCACTCACATGAGTGATAGACTTGGTACCTAGAAGTATCAAAATGTCACTAACATCAAGCGCAAGCAATTCATAGAGCAGATATGTCTCATAATTGTCAGAATTGTAACTAACATCTAACCCGAGGCATTCTTAATGGAATCAGATGTGATTGGTTAAAGCTGAGTTATTTGGTCTGTTTGCATGTAAAACATTAGTTAGGACagatgtgttgttatttcatgatAAAAGATGAGTCGTGTgttcacttcgtgtctaaagcatGAAGCACGATATGTGTGTTATCATTTCACGCTTAAAGctctgtcatgtggtcacttcatgtttAAAGTGTGAGTCACGACAAGGATGCTGTGCTAcagcaaggtgttgtcatttcttgCTAAAAGCTGAGGCGTGTGGTCACCCAGTGTTGCCTCATTTGTCCTCTACCGCTACAACGTCTTGTCTACAAATACAACTCAATCGAGTCtctactggtagttggcacacatgaagaagcggtTGCCATAGGTATAGGATATGTTACTACTTACAGTATCATTACATGTTTAGATTGATGTAACCAGTCGCTACCACCTTTTAAGAGCGATGTGTCCAAATGCTGTCGACTACTCAAAGTCGCTACAGGAAGGCATCCAATGCATACACTATCTCCAAATTACATACCTATTCTTGGTCCAAATTATATACCTCGGCCTACATGTATGGCCTCCAACACACACAATCCACCATTAGCTCATCGAACTGGTGAACAAAGTCTGGGTACGCGCGGTGTGTCTGCACGCTGGACCAACTCAGCTGTGCAACCTAACTAAGTTAGACAATACAATAAAACAATCAACATAAACGTACACAAATAGCATTGCACTTATCCTATGTCTGCACCACAAGAACCCCATGGTCTGGCCGTTGACGCCGTTCGCACCAAACTGGTACGCGCTAAGGTCCACAACGGGCCTGCCGATGGTGATGCGCTCGTACGACCACATCTGAAGCAGCAGAGGACACCCGGTCAGGATCACATTGTCGTCGATCTTCATGCACCCGTCGCACAAGTCATGGTATGTCGCAGCCAGCATAGCTGATGCCCGGCTATATTGCGAGACCTCCACCGGGTCGGcgtctgcaacctctctggcgtaggggatcatgctcctcgagaccgTGTTGACTTGGGTCTTGATGAATATGACCCACATGAACAACCACAGGAGATACGCCTCCAGGTGTCGGGAGACGTCATCGGCGCTTGCCAGTGGGTGGATGGTGTCCACCTGTCAAACAAGGAAGAAGTACAAATATCTGCATCTATTAATAACGTAAAGGAGATGAGAAACCATTAAAAGATATACATACCACAAACTGAACGGGAAAGGTCTTCATCGGGCCGTGCTTCTCGTTCGCTGGAAAAGGCCTGAACGTGGATACGCTGTCCATCCGTTGAACGACGAAGAAGCGGCCTAGCAACTCATCCCGCCAGCCCACTCCCACGTCCCTAGCCCCAACAGCGGCACACGGGAGGTGGAACCTGTGCGTCTCATGACGCCACCTGTCGACAAGGGCCACGAGGAGGGCCCTATCGTAGCTAAGCTGCATCGCCGCCTCCGAGGCCCCCGCCAATGCGTCCACCTCCACAAGTTGACCAATATCGTGTCTAAATCTGTATGAAAccataaattcaaaattaacaaaccTCGGGATCCAGTGCTACCCTTGTTTTGGATATACCCTTATCTATTGACTTAAATACGGATAGTACTACCCCTTTCGGACCATATAAGATTTCACTGTCCCTATAAAAAATCTTAAACTGCCACATATCCACCGTACCTGAcaaccatcgacaaaaactATGACATTATTGCGATATAACAAAAAGAATCATgttaaactacatctacaatgcaaaattcattacaagcgTAGcacaacatgtaatctatacttcAACAATATATTTTCGattcgctacatcaaacacatctaaatcctacatttATCATATCGATTATgactacactatgtctaaatcctacatctaatacctaaaatatgtctaaatactacttCTAATGCTAAAATACATGTATAAACATGATCTAATTGATGAACTACATCTAACCATAATTCaaaacctagatctacattTTATCCTACATCTAGTGGCTATTCTACCAGGTATGTAAAATAAAACCTAGATCTAACATCTAAGCTATATCAAAACCTAGTACTAGTTGCTATCCTACCGAGTttgttaaaaaaaggaaaaaatttaCCTATTTTTCTCAGTAGGGCTTCACCACAtaaatctccctcccctcccctctcctccctctcctcttctctctcgacTTAATGAGTGTCAAATGAAGTGCTGACGTCTGCAGGGCCAGCCGGACCGCCCTAAATACTCAAAAGATCCCGCTCGCTCAGCGGACGAGACCTTTTGGGTGGGCCCGTATGGCGTCGCAGCCACGAAGGTCTCACCCACTGGATGGGCGAGACCTCCCTCTCCCCAATTATTAAATGCGTTGCCAGCCAGAGCCCACAAGGTATTGTCCATTCAACAGGCGAGACCTTGTTCTCACTCGTTGAATGGGCGATGGTAGGGTAGCcttcattatttttgaaacgagcatgtaatcttgaaaaatatggaaaaatatatataatttttttctcgatTTGGACGTTCTAGCGCAGCCTAACTTGAAGGCCCATTTTTGCGTTAGTTGGACTTGACTTATAGGCAGCGGTGgatcaagaataaaaataattaggtATCCTATTTGTTGGATATAGGTTTGAATATCCTACTTATTAGACTATGATGTGCCATATAGAACTGGTATATATGATGGATCACTGGAAAACAAAAAATTATGGATTATTCTATACACCCTCCACCTATAAGGTGGGTCCGCTCTGCTTACGGGGCCTAATTAGTTTCTTGTGTAGGAGAAATATGTTTAGTTATCCGTATTCACTGTTTCAGCTTGCCTTGACGGATGGAAATGCACGCATTTGGCCTAGCCTAGGAGAGAAGCTCCATATCCTAACCCGATGGATGCAAGTTCATGCGGGCGGGCCCACTCATCGGTGTCACAAAATCAGCTTATGCGAGCAAATAACTACGATCTAACTTTTGCATTCATCCATGCGGCCTTAGATTCAGTGAtacaaacagaaactcagctcagtTTGTACAAACAGATACAATCAATTGAACacttttttttcaacaaatataaattCGCTCAACTTACCTATATAGTCTATATGAGCAAGACACTATATATGCAACCAATCACACCTATAGAAATCCAAATACCGTGAATTTGCAGTGCACGAGCTTAGCTAGAGGTTAGCTATGAAACCAATCACAACCCATGCTCTTGTTTCCTCGATGACTATTACACTAGGTTTTAACGGACACAATCAGGttcggcttatgtgtgcctagtatactcaacacacataagaacgtcgcagatgaagtaacaaaagaaatacttttatataataaacgttaaactcttacatcaattgacatatattgtgttctatgtagatatctgcaaacagaagcactggtgcctaaTAATACCGCAGGCAAacaaccgggagacacgcgccttgaacgtcacaacctcatattgatagtcttcaacatcttcattcactgagtagcaccacacatgtcacatggtatagggaaaatagcaagtgagagcacatgacacgctcaGCAAGTATAcaggaaaataatgatatacatgCTTATACCAATGACATGCTAACttaagggtttatttgcataaatatgagtaaagaaaataatttaacTTAAAAACTTGAGCAGTTATTACATGAATGTAACCAAATTAATCCAACCGTTAGATTTCACCCAAAGCTAACcatcttgcaaaccataaccatcaccATAACTACGACCAAACCAAgtccatctaatcatgtgaggatccaagtcttccATAACCGTGGGcatgactgttataacagttttacactctatagaggttgtccaacttttagccataagtcgtgatatccttgttgccatgtttgtaagacacttaacacatgccaatAGTGTGCCACCGGGAGAATCACTTTGAaacatggtccatcaattaggtcatgGTACTCCAATGAATGCCAGTCAGGTGTCTaatcgatatgctaagccttatccatatcggcctcgtgtttggtacgatatttcttagTTTGTCACTCCATGAACTGGTCTTTACATATGACATTTGGGCAAAGACTACTCAACAGGGAGAAATAACCAGCCAAACCCAACATCTATGCTTGgaatgtatccacaagcccaccacatgaaccaccattttcAAACCAATTTATTGCCCAAGTCATATGGtttcatgttactatatcaaATTCACCATCATTATGTCTACTAATCATGTATAAGGCACTTTCCAACATCttgacagcatggctaagcaaatctacccatGAACAACacataaccataacccacttaggcttcaagggatgataagggaaaaactatgtaaaccctaacatatgtgactacccatcaaactGACAGATATTGCACATAAttatgtaaaacaaaatatttaaaacataggttcaagatgatcaaggggtACACTTGCCTTAtaccaatgctgctcagtgttgtcgaaatcttggtctgaAAGTTCCTCGAACAGATCCgaagcgttatcgactaatcgtgaatGCTATCGACAAAccaaaagcaacatcgaatgaacaccaaataaactccaaaatacaaaaataatagaaataGAATGATAGACTGGGATCTTTGATTGGACTGGACAAAGAGAACAGAATTTGATTGAAGTTCTTACGGGGAAGGATAAggttgtagggatctagatgttaagGAGAGAAAACTACTATAAAGATGTGAGAATTGGTACTTGaaattggcatggttggatagatcatgaatttagaaaaatttgagcgcaagaattactcaaatcggagctagagCGAAAAAGATATGAAGAATTGAAGTTCCAGGGACTTTTCTGCAAAATTCCCTAATTTCCTGgaatttttgaaattatttttgtactaaaaaaGATTGAATTGCTGACTGGATGTTGACTGGGCTGGCTCTGCAGAGTGGCAAGGTGACTGGATTGTCACATCAGCAAAGATGCTGACGTCGAAGGGTGATGTGGTGGCTAACATGACACATATTCTGACGAGGTTAAAGTGGACACATGGAAACACGGGATTGGAGGATGAAGGGGTAAGTTTTGCATCTAATCTGTGCTTTTGATTTTGGATTGGACGGTCGGGAAGAGGTGTGGAGACAAACAACGCTGGCAGCAGAGAGAACACGACTACGACCGGCTCGGGGTGCGGCGGAGGCTCGCCGGACTTGAGCGAAAACCTCGTCGCCGTCTTCGGATCACTACGGCGAGCAACAGAGAGGCAACAGGGGTGGACGGGGATCTTACCTCGGCCAATTAGTGAGGTCGGAGGGACGACGAGAGAAGGCGACATCGGCTCTCTGGAATCGGCGGAATGGGTGCTCTGACAGTTGATAGGCAGAAGCAATAGGTGGGCGCACTTAGGAGGTCACGGCGAAAGTTTAGGCGAGCATGTGGACGTCGTCGTGGCCTCGGCAGCAAGATCGATGAGCTTGTAGGAGCTTGGCAATGGAGGCGGCTAGAATTTTCGGCGATTCGGCAAAATTGGCATGGGGAGGCTGCGACTTGCGGCAGAAACAGGATGAGGACGAGACGGGGTGGGAGGGTGCTATATAACGGCAGTGGGATCGAGGAGTCTGGGGCACGCACGtaaagaaaggcagtggcagCTCGGTTGGCTCGTGCTCTGCCGAGAGTCCGGGTTGGGGACGAAGAAGGATGCGACCCACGTGGTGGCGAAATGACGAAGGCGGCTTGGCGCGAGGCGTCTTCGGCTAGTTTGCGGCTCGCGAAGGCGGCGTCTGGGCCGAAGTGAGCGCATGCAGCCTAGAAGGGAAAGCGGGGAGCGGCACGGGAACGAGCCAGGGTGACTCGGCCTAAGTGGAGAGGGAAgggtggagggagagaggagggctGGCTCGGGCCGGTTGGCCAGCTGGGCCAGGAGAAGGGAGACTGGGCTAGATGGGTGTGGATCAGGCCAAAAGGATGGGAATTGGATTGGgccaaggagagagagggaaaagatAGGCTGGGCTGGGTTTAGATTAGGGCTTTGGAAATTTCTACAGAAGGAAGatagcaaataaaatttaaataaaaatattagataAAGCCTATAAGTTCTAAACTAATTCCTGCAAGCTTTTGAAATCGTTTAGAAGCCAATAAAATGTTTTGAACTCAAGAAAACATTTtggtattttgaaaaataaattataactcaaataaaaccaaataaaaatcaaatgagctcaaataaaatccaatggAATCTGGATAACTCCTAATaaaataaaaccctaatgtCTACAATTCACAAATAACTATAACCTAATTCaactttgaatttgaatttagaaaataggatttttttccTACTTAAGTAATTAACTAAacttagaaaaatttagaaatctgagaaatctgaaaatcagggtgtgataATGTCCGTCCCTCGTTGTATCTGCTTCGCCTCGGCTACAGATGGGTTTCGAAAGTTGAAGTTAACAAACATTCGTCAGTTATGTATCTAGGTGTCGATCCATACCACTCGTGCAATCCAACGGATcaaatgacttgttattttcggTTGGTTTCATCATCTCTCTAGGAGCGTGATAGTTATAAGGCTGAGTGTGTAGGGTAAGTGTGTGTGCGTGCATTGAGTTAGTTTGTATATATTATATGAATAGATATTACAGCTCTACTAGTAAAGAGatgtaaaataataataataacctGCAATTGGCTCCAACTCTATATAATAATAATcacaagaaaataaataacCTTCCTTTcctattttatctttttatccAAGGTAAAACTAGATGTAAATATCCCTTTCATGTGTAGACTGTAGAGTTCTTAGCTTGCTTGATACCTGCATTCCATAGTATTTTACCTCACGCACAAAATGCCGAAGGGATAAACggaaccgggggggggggggggttgaaccGTGAACAGCACGCGAATCTCAGGTAAACGGAACCATCCTTTCTTCTCAAATCCTCTCATTTCCTCCCCCTTTTGCTCAGTTTCGTCTTCTTGCAACCCATCGTCTCCTAAATCTTTCTCCTCCAAGAATTTCCCATTCCTGTTCCTGTTCCTGCGCTCAATTTTTTCGCTGAGCGTTTGAATCCCGGAATTTTTGCGCTCAGGTTTTCAATCTTGACCCGAATCTTGGTGAAGCCTGCTCCTTGATGCTTTCTACGGCGCCAAGGCGGCGCCTTTGAGGAGATTTCCGCTTGTTAGAGCCGAGAAGATGAACAAGGACAAGGCTCCCATGCCGGGagacggcggctccggcgacggCTTGCCGCCGCAGTCCTCGCGCCGTGCGGGGGCGCCGCCTTCGTCGTCGACCCCGCCGCCGGAGTACGACATCAGCCGCATGCCGGACTTCCCTACCCGAAACACGGGCCACCGGCGCGCGCACTCCGAGATCCTGAGCCTCCCCGACGACCTCGACCTCAGCGCCCCgggcgccggcgacgggccGTCGCTGTCGGACGAGAACGACGAGGAGCTCTTCTCCATGTTCCTTGATGTGGACAAGCTTAACTCGTCGTGCGGGGCGTCGtcggaggccgaggctgagtcGTCGTCTGCCGCGGGTGGCGGGGGCGAGGGGGCCGGGCTGGGCCACGCGCCTAGGCCAAGGCATCAGCACAGCCAGTCCATGGACGAGTCCATGTCGATCAAGGCGGAGCAGCTGGTGGGACCGCCGGGGGTGGAGGGGATGTCGTCCGCAGAGGCTAAGAAGGCGGTGTCTGCGGCGAAGCTGGCTGAGCTTGCTCTTGTCGACCCGAAGAGGGCGAAAAGGTCTGTTTCTCACAGAGTTATATGCTTGTTCTTGTGAAATATATTCTGTTGTGTAGGCCTTTTACATGCTAATTAGTTCGGTTGGCCaggtttatttttgaaaaaaaggaTTGGCCAGGTTTATTTTGAATTGACTGTATTACTTGTTGATCATTTCATATCAAATGGTTGCATCTCTAAATTTTCCATTGGGAGATTGTTAGCTAAGAGAAGGTCTACTGCATTATGTGGTATGAATGAATGAAAATCGTGTAGTTGCTCTAGGTTTGCTTCATAGAGTCAGTGTTACCCGGACACGGGCACGGACAcaggtgtcggaatccgactcggattcgggtgtctgattcggcaaaaaaaaattggacacgcgaaatacaacttggaatccgacacgggtgtcggaatccgactcggattcaGGGTGTCCgatttggcaaaaaaaattggacataGGTGAGAGTGAGGGAAAAAGTTATGCAGTAAACTTTAACTAAGAATCTGATTCTTAGACGCAACGACAAATAGTATTGAGGGCTGCTTCATAAGGTTGCTTTGCATAAGTAGTACTGCAGGCGAAAATGTCTGATTCTCACAGATCTTTACGGTTGTTCTTGTGAAATTTCTTCTGTTATGTAGGCTTTTTACATGCAACTCAGTTCGGTCGGCCAGGTTTACTTTGAATGACTGTATTATCCACTGATCATTTCATATCAAATGATTGCTTCTGAACTTTTTTTTCCTGAGAGATATTTAGATAAGGGAAAATTTACTGCGTGATGTAGTATGAAACTATGAATGAACGGAAATGGTATAGTTGTTCAAGGATTGTTTCATAGAGTAAGTTGCATTAGAAGAAAGATAGGTCATGGGCAGGTCCTCAggtgagagagaaaagaaaacctTATGTGGCCAAACTCTCAAAAAGTGCAAGTGGAATCTGTCCCCTCAGTTCCAGAATGCTTCCATTACCTTCTTCTAGGATGTATTATTCTTGAAGATTATGTGGATTTTATGTCATGAATTTGACATATGCTGATTGATTGTTGGCATCTATCATTTGACAGGATTTGGGCTAACAGACAATCTGCTGCAAGATCAAAGGAAAGGAAGATGCGCTATATTGCTGAACTTGAGCGCAAGGTGCAGACCCTGCAAACAGAAGCAACAACATTGTCAGCTCAGCTGGCACTGCTGCAGGTAGGCACTATTTCTCTGGAGATCCCTTATGCATTTTTTTGGTTTGAATTTAGACCAATCTGTGTAGCATATATGTGTTAAACCAGCATTTGGGGTTCTTCCTGAGATCATTGAGGTTCGGGAACTGATAGACAATTAAATCCATATTCTTAGAAGCATAGTTTTAAAAACCGGGCTGGTCAATGAGCTGCTCACACTCACAGTTTGGTGGTCCGACCGGCAGTTGATCCGTGGTTGGGGGGTTTGATCCCTTATGCTAAGAAGGTTGGAGGGTTTGATCCACTTCGCctgatttttaataaaataattgtCACGGCCcagtttgtttttctttctgattTACATGTCATACCAGACTGGACCAGTTGTTAGTTTCTTTTTGGGTCAAACCAGCGGTCTGGTctgtttctcaaaaaaaaaaaaaaaaaaagctaaagtATAACCATCTATCTATCCGGTAAACtataggtttttttttccttgtgtaTGCTGTCGCTTTTTTGGAGATCTTGTTTAATATTGAAGTAGTATTGAGTAAATTTCCTTtctttataaaagaaaaggcattctAGGAACAGAAGATGCGGTATATTAGTGCAATTGTGCAAGTACAAGTGCATCAATATATGTCCTTGCATTGCATAAAACAATATCACATCCATGCGGTTTTAATACAGTACAGCCACATGTGATGATACATTACTTGGAAGcattatattacaaaatgcAGTATCTCATGTCCCTGTGGTGTGAAACTATTGATCAAATTCCACTGTAAAGCTATGTCATGCTCGTTTTGAAACGGGTTGATAAGTATTGTATAGGATGTTACTTTCCTTCTTGTTGCGATTGAGTGGCATGACCTTCTTCCACTAGTTGTTACTCACTTGTTAGGTCTTTATACCGTTCACATGCTTACCCAAGTAATAGAAGGTGCTGTTTGGTGCTCCCTAGGTGGAGATAATATTCAGAACGAAAATACTGTTAGAGAGGATATGTTCTATGCTTTCTTCTCCTACAAAGTGATCTGTTTATATGTTTGTCATATCATCCTAAATGAATGACCAAAACTATGCTTTGCACAGAAAAAGTATTCCAGCATACAAAAGTTTTGATATGCTTGCTTTAGTGAACAGAGGTACCCAGTTTTAGATTTTTAGTAATTTCTCATTCGCATTATTCCTTTCTGGAGTTACCAATTAATATGCAGAATACTTGCAGATGACACCCATATGCTTGTGTTTCACTATGCTCATTTGATTGTATATGTATTAACGATTATTCCGCTCGTTTGCTTTGCATTTGCTTCAGATAACTAACGGTTATTCTGCTCATTTTGCTGCTATGTTAGAGAGACACCACTGGGCTAACAACTGAGAATAGTGAGCTGAAGATACGTCTGCAGACCATGGAGCAGCAAGTCCACTTACAAGATGGTAATATTCATTCAACTCTTCTGATTGATTGATTTTACCTTGTCCAACTTGTCAGAATTAGGTCTACTGCATCAATAGTAAAATTTCCGTGCCACAACGTTCTCCTCTTCCATGCATGCCACTGTGTGCAAGGGAAATATATGCATTGCTAACTCATTACTAATGTTTGGTTCTTCGTGGTGTAGCTTTGAACGACACTCTGAAAGCGGAGGTTCAGCGGCTGAAGGTAGCAACAGGACAGGTGGCTAACGGTGGTGGAGGGATGATGATGAACTTTGGCTCCATGCCACGCCCTTTTGGAGGCAACCAGCAGATGTTCCACAACAACCAGGCGATGCAATCTATGATGGCGACGCACCAGCTGCAGCAGCTCCAGCTCCACTCTCagcctcagcagcagcagctgcagccccagcaccagcagcagccaTTGCACCCGCTGCAGGtgcagcagctccagcaggcgGCGAGAGAGTTCAAGATGAAAGGGCCGATCGGTGCGCAGGGCCAGTGGGGTGATGGGAAGTCAGGGAGCAGCGGCAGTTGAACTGCTGACTCTAGAACCTTGGTGTAAGTGGTGGTTAGGAGTGGAGATCGCTTGTTTTGGGGATAATGCTGTGCAAGTGTAGTTATCTATAGGCTCAGTTCGGCTTTGGCTTCAGTTTATGGTTTATCTCAGTTACCTATAGGCTCAGTTCTGCTGCAACTTCACTTTACTTAGTCGGATGGTCACAGATGTTTATGTACTGGATGGAACTTGTCCGTGGCACCTTTTTAGTTTAAGGGGTAAAAATGATTGGACTTTGAAGTTTCAGACGAAATCTTTCGTTTTGGTCAGTTCTCACTCTGGTAGCACATCACTGGGATGTATTGCATTTAGATGTATAGCCTTCAGTGGTGTTATTTAACCAAGTCACCGCTGGATATGGAGTCGTGCTGACCGTTTTACATGGGAAGTAGACTAGCTTATATTCTTTAATCTATAtaatacttctataaaatagaCGATTTGTAGCATatctgaattatttttatagtttATCTGAGTTGATCAAACGGTTATCGTCTAAAATTAggtcttgttctttttttaaaaaaatattttcaatctcTTTGCTCACGAATTAAGAACTAACAgtgattatatattttttaacagcCACACGTGTTTCTGAAAAGCCAATATGGAAATCTCTCTTTTattatgctatatttttttatatttttgaattATTATATTTTGGATTGATTGTATGCAAATCTAAAGCGCCATGCTTTACGAAGCTGACGTAGTGTCACATCATGTAGGAGCTGTCGGATTGCACAAGTGTTTAATCTGGATCCTCCATCGGAGGGAGCAGGACGACGCTGACGTCGGGTGTCTCCTCGATCTGGATTTCTCGCTCGCCGACCTCCCCGCACTCACCGCTTCGCCTCCCGCCGCTGCTCTTCCTACCCCGGCACACCGCCTTCCCAGCTCGCGCCGCCTGCCTCCCTTCTaccccgcgcggccgccgccacctccccaACACGGAATGAGCAGTGGGCAGGGGAGCGTGCCTGCCCGCGGGATGAGCGTCGGAAGCCGCCGTGCCGCCCCGCGCGCAACCGCTGCCCCCGCAATCCAGCTCGCCGGCAGGCCCAGCAGCCCCGCGAGTCAGGAGCTCCGCCGCCGCTTGCCCCCGTGCGCCGCCAGCATCCGCTTCCCCTGCGGTCGCTACCGCCACTTAAGAAAGCACGACAGCCGCCGTCGGATTCACCCcgaccccaccccaccccacgtTCTCCGTGCTCCTCGCTGTATTTGGTTCTCCGGCCGCCTCGCAGGCCCGTGCTCCGGATCCACCGCCGCCTCGCCGGCGCGCTGCGCCTGCTCCTAGCTTCTCCAGCCCCGTCGCCATATTGCCGTCCCGCTCGACACCCTCTCAGCGTCTCCGGCCCAGAGCCGGATGAGGAGATCAGCCGGTGA
It encodes:
- the LOC133901851 gene encoding transcription factor RF2a-like, with the translated sequence MNKDKAPMPGDGGSGDGLPPQSSRRAGAPPSSSTPPPEYDISRMPDFPTRNTGHRRAHSEILSLPDDLDLSAPGAGDGPSLSDENDEELFSMFLDVDKLNSSCGASSEAEAESSSAAGGGGEGAGLGHAPRPRHQHSQSMDESMSIKAEQLVGPPGVEGMSSAEAKKAVSAAKLAELALVDPKRAKRIWANRQSAARSKERKMRYIAELERKVQTLQTEATTLSAQLALLQRDTTGLTTENSELKIRLQTMEQQVHLQDALNDTLKAEVQRLKVATGQVANGGGGMMMNFGSMPRPFGGNQQMFHNNQAMQSMMATHQLQQLQLHSQPQQQQLQPQHQQQPLHPLQVQQLQQAAREFKMKGPIGAQGQWGDGKSGSSGS